One genomic region from Oncorhynchus gorbuscha isolate QuinsamMale2020 ecotype Even-year linkage group LG13, OgorEven_v1.0, whole genome shotgun sequence encodes:
- the LOC123992254 gene encoding uncharacterized protein LOC123992254: MWRVDACSTDCLQKPDIIFNFEKVYFILDEFLVGREILETSKTAVGIAIEEAETLQEKMEEYMSKPTYCTNNRDFQSCPISATPVRTLSRAMCPLKHDPSKLHCFLTRHHQCVGGNGVQLATVSACVLPARHKESLECDRKGHPGWPNPPLTRMTLGQFCAALWVFRLWPAATQLGIEPGSLVMPQALRCSTLDRCTTRKAPISTF; this comes from the exons CCGGACATCATCTTTAACTTTGAGAAGGTCTACTTCATCCTGGATGAGTTCCTGGTGGGAAGAGAGATCCTGGAGACCTCCAAGACAGCTGTGGGCATCGCTATTGAGGAGGCAGAGACACTACAAGAG AAGATGGAGGAGTATATGAGTAAACCGACCTACTGCACCAATAACAGGGAC TTCCAATCTTGTCCCATttctgcaactcctgtacggactctgtcaagagccatgtgtcctctgaaacacgacccctccaagctgcactgcttcttgacccggcatcaccaatgtgtcggaggaaacggtGTACAactggcgactgtgtcagcgtgtgtgctcccggcccgccacaaggagtcactagagtgcgATAGGAAAGGACATcccggctggccaaaccctcccctaacccggatgacgctgggccaattttgcgccGCCTTATGGGTCTTCCGGTTGTGGCCGGCTGCAACACAGCTcgggattgaacccgggtctttagtgatgcctcaagcactgcgatgcagtaccttagaccgctgcaccactcggaagGCCCCTATAAGCACTTTCTGA